The following are encoded in a window of Megachile rotundata isolate GNS110a chromosome 2, iyMegRotu1, whole genome shotgun sequence genomic DNA:
- the LOC143266662 gene encoding uncharacterized protein LOC143266662: MESWNLPHQFSSFGSHIPQISVQFEFNHSALKRNMAADQNTQEALVSVLQQMQLQQQQQIQQMQQQLLLQQQQQQAQAQPQAQPQQPNQPKQEGAKPSRVRGTAAGTRKRPYRGRGRGGRRGGGRGRGQPNNIFQFFTK; encoded by the exons ATGGAATCCTGGAATTTGCCCCACCAATTCTCTTCGTTTGGAAGTCACATACCGCAGATTTCTGTTCAGTTTGAGTTCAATCATAGTGCTCTCAAGAG AAATATGGCAGCTGATCAAAATACCc AAGAAGCCCTCGTTTCAGTACTGCAGCAAATGCAgctgcaacagcagcagcaaatACAGCAAATGCAGCAACAATTGCTgctgcagcagcagcagcaacaggcGCAAGCGCAACCGCAGGCGCAGCCGCAGCAGCCGAACCAGCCGAAGCAAGAAGGCGCTAAACCGTCGCGTG TAAGAGGAACAGCTGCGGGCACAAGAAAAAGGCCCTATCGCGGCAGAGGCCGTGGTGGAAGAAGAGGCGGCGGAAGAGGGAGAGGCCAgcctaataatatttttcaattttttaccaaataa